A segment of the Prochlorococcus sp. RS04 genome:
TCGGTGGAAGTTATCTTGCTTCTAAACCAGATTTAACTTATAAGAGATTCATAGAGAGTTTAATTAATAAAAACTATGCAGTACATGCATATAAATACACTCCACAATTTGATCATCAACAACTTGCTATTAAAGCATGGAGAGATTTCAAGAATTGCCGAATATCTTTATCAAAGAGAATAGGAACATCAATTCCTTCAATAAGAATTGGTCATAGCCTAGGCTGCAAACTTCATCTAATTTCTCCTGATGGTGGACGAAATTGCGAAAAATTCATATCAATTAGTTTTAATAACTTCAGTGCTAATAAATCTATTCCATTATTGAAACAAATTTCTCAAAAATTAGAATTCAAAAGTGAATTCAGCCCAAGCCCTGAAAGAACTTTGCAATTAATTAAAAA
Coding sequences within it:
- a CDS encoding DUF1350 family protein, whose product is MTFTKYQFNNFCYWPSNPKKIVEFIGGSYLASKPDLTYKRFIESLINKNYAVHAYKYTPQFDHQQLAIKAWRDFKNCRISLSKRIGTSIPSIRIGHSLGCKLHLISPDGGRNCEKFISISFNNFSANKSIPLLKQISQKLEFKSEFSPSPERTLQLIKKTYNQKNNFLIKFNSDELDQTDKLLSCLKGRKEDNSKGVILKGTHTIIASAGLRENFLGDWADDEFKRNTIKKISNLIDEFD